The Garra rufa chromosome 18, GarRuf1.0, whole genome shotgun sequence genome window below encodes:
- the snai1b gene encoding snail family zinc finger 1b, with translation MPRSFLVKKYFSNKKPNYSELESQTDQRYAVVPQCFALDDFPTREGDSVLPTYPSMLVWTTSALPLTFTPVSPSIPSPPGPLDLSSQSSSSSSGEEDDCRTSDPPSPDPTDRFQCAHCGKSCSSPAALSRHQLTHCTASPQTVITATGTTSTTAKAAFHCKHCPKEYNSLGALKMHIRSHTLPCVCTTCGKAFSRPWLLRGHIRTHTGERPFSCTHCNRAFADRSNLRAHLQTHSEVKKYQCGTCSRTFSRMSLLHKHTLSSCCPSA, from the exons ATGCCACGTTCATTTCTTGTCAAGAAGTATTTCTCCAACAAGAAGCCAAACTACAGTGAACTGGAGAGTCAAACTG ATCAACGCTATGCAGTCGTCCCACAATGCTTCGCTCTGGATGACTTCCCCACCAGAGAAGGCGATTCTGTCTTGCCCACCTATCCCTCCATGCTTGTTTGGACCACCAGTGCCTTACCCCTTACCTTCACCCCAGTGTCACCCAGCATCCCCTCTCCTCCTGGGCCTCTGGATCTGAGCTCTCAGTCCAGCTCCAGCTCCAGCGGAGAGGAAGACGACTGCCGTACATCCGACCCTCCCAGCCCAGACCCCACCGACCGCTTCCAGTGCGCCCACTGTGGGAAGAGCTGCAGCAGCCCGGCCGCGCTTTCTCGCCATCAGCTCACGCACTGCACCGCCAGCCCACAGACCGTCATAACCGCTACAGGAACCACCAGCACAACCGCCAAAGCGGCCTTTCACTGCAAGCACTGTCCCAAAGAGTACAACAGTCTGGGTGCGCTCAAGATGCACATCCGCTCACACACACTCCCCTGTGTGTGCACCACCTGTGGAAAGGCCTTCTCCAGACCCTGGTTACTGCGAGGACACATTCGCACACATACTG GTGAACGTCCCTTCTCGTGCACCCACTGTAACCGTGCATTCGCTGACCGCTCAAACCTCCGAGCTCACCTGCAGACCCACTCCGAAGTGAAGAAGTACCAGTGTGGAACGTGCTCtcgcaccttcagccgaatgtcccTCCTGCACAAACACACTCTCTCCAGCTGCTGTCCATCTGCATAG